Proteins encoded by one window of Maliibacterium massiliense:
- the asnB gene encoding asparagine synthase (glutamine-hydrolyzing), producing the protein MWKNAHYAKTGGIMCGFTGYFSPNGGDHDIVAKMMGEITHRGPDSSGVHVDDAAALGFRRLSIIDLSADGDQPLYNEDKSLVLVYNGEIYNYRQLRAELEEAGHVFATKTDSEVLLHGYEQWGEDMVSRLRGMFAFCIWNRAEEKAFFARDYFGIKPLYYACFGTDFVFGSEIKAMLQHPMAERRLNPAALESYLSFQYSVLPETFFEGVYRLPPAHMMTWQKGVATVRRYWEPTFDPQQDMTFEEAVKSIDDVMADSIAAHKISDTEVGCFLSSGIDSSYIASASKCDKTFTVGFSNEQYNEISYAKDLSKYIGVNNYSKVITPEEYWAVLPTIQYHMDEPHADPSAVALYFVSQIASQQVKVVLSGEGADELFGGYNIYHEPADLAPITRLPMFLRKFLGACARHIPFRIKGKNYLIRGSMPLEERFIGNAHMFDVKERNRLLKHPVGAPSPQQLTRPFYDKVQDYDEVTRMQYIDMNFWLWGDILLKADRMSMAHSLELRVPYLDREVARVAAQIPTKYRVNRQNTKVALRASAQHCIPEASAQKKKLGFPVPIRVWLREQKYYDIVRAAFTGTAAEQYFNTDELLRLLDDHRSGHVDNSRKIWTVYSFLVWYDQYFAA; encoded by the coding sequence ATGTGGAAGAACGCGCATTACGCAAAAACAGGAGGCATTATGTGCGGTTTTACGGGTTATTTCTCCCCGAACGGCGGAGATCATGATATTGTGGCGAAAATGATGGGTGAGATCACCCATCGCGGGCCGGATTCCTCCGGTGTGCATGTGGATGACGCCGCGGCGCTGGGCTTTCGGCGTCTGAGCATCATCGACCTTTCCGCAGACGGCGATCAGCCGCTTTACAACGAGGACAAGTCCCTTGTACTGGTGTACAACGGCGAGATCTACAACTACAGGCAGCTGCGCGCTGAACTTGAGGAGGCGGGCCACGTCTTTGCCACCAAGACCGATTCGGAAGTGCTTCTGCACGGCTACGAGCAGTGGGGGGAGGATATGGTCAGCCGCCTGCGGGGCATGTTCGCCTTCTGCATCTGGAACCGCGCGGAGGAAAAGGCGTTTTTTGCGCGGGATTACTTCGGCATCAAGCCCCTGTACTACGCGTGCTTTGGCACGGACTTTGTGTTCGGCTCCGAGATCAAGGCCATGCTGCAGCATCCCATGGCAGAGCGCAGACTCAACCCCGCCGCGCTGGAGAGCTATCTCTCCTTCCAATACTCCGTGCTGCCCGAGACGTTCTTTGAAGGCGTCTATCGCCTGCCGCCCGCCCATATGATGACCTGGCAAAAGGGCGTGGCCACCGTGCGGCGCTACTGGGAGCCCACCTTTGACCCGCAGCAGGACATGACCTTTGAAGAGGCGGTCAAAAGCATCGACGATGTGATGGCTGACTCCATCGCCGCCCACAAGATCAGCGACACCGAGGTGGGCTGCTTTCTCTCCAGCGGCATCGACTCCAGCTACATCGCCTCGGCCAGCAAGTGCGACAAGACCTTTACCGTGGGCTTTTCCAACGAGCAGTACAACGAGATCAGCTACGCCAAGGACCTTTCCAAATACATCGGTGTGAACAACTACAGCAAGGTGATCACGCCTGAGGAATACTGGGCCGTCCTGCCCACCATCCAGTATCACATGGACGAGCCCCATGCCGATCCCTCGGCCGTGGCGCTCTACTTTGTCAGCCAGATCGCCTCCCAGCAGGTGAAGGTGGTGCTCTCCGGCGAGGGCGCCGACGAGCTGTTCGGCGGCTACAACATCTACCACGAGCCGGCCGACCTTGCGCCTATCACCCGCCTGCCCATGTTCCTGCGCAAATTTCTGGGCGCGTGCGCGCGGCACATTCCCTTCCGCATCAAGGGCAAAAACTACCTGATCCGCGGCAGCATGCCGCTGGAGGAGCGCTTTATCGGCAACGCGCACATGTTCGACGTTAAAGAGCGCAACCGCCTGCTCAAGCATCCGGTGGGCGCGCCCTCCCCCCAGCAGCTGACCCGCCCCTTCTACGATAAAGTACAGGACTATGACGAAGTGACCCGCATGCAGTACATCGACATGAACTTCTGGCTGTGGGGGGATATCCTGCTCAAGGCGGACCGCATGAGCATGGCGCACTCGCTGGAGCTGCGCGTGCCCTATCTGGACCGCGAGGTGGCGCGCGTGGCCGCGCAAATCCCCACCAAGTACCGCGTAAACAGGCAGAACACCAAGGTGGCGCTGCGCGCAAGCGCGCAGCACTGCATCCCCGAGGCCTCCGCGCAGAAGAAAAAGCTGGGCTTTCCCGTGCCTATCCGCGTGTGGCTGCGGGAGCAGAAGTACTATGACATCGTGCGCGCCGCCTTTACGGGCACGGCCGCCGAGCAGTACTTCAACACCGACGAGCTGCTGCGCCTGCTGGACGACCACCGCAGCGGGCATGTGGACAACTCCCGCAAGATCTGGACGGTGTACAGCTTCCTGGTGTGGTACGACCAGTACTTTGCCGCGTAA
- a CDS encoding bifunctional 2-keto-4-hydroxyglutarate aldolase/2-keto-3-deoxy-6-phosphogluconate aldolase: MTNKSAIINRICEVGLVAVVRADSGEQAAKIAQACIEGGIAAIEMTFTVDRAHEIIADLSKSVDPDKIIIGAGTVLDPETARTAILNGARYVVSPSFNADTMRLCNRYQVPCMPGAMTVKEALEGMEAGAEITKVFPGELFGPAIIKAFRGPLPQINAMPTGGVNVDNVGEWIAAGAVACGAGSALTGGAKTGDYDKIVKTAQAFLANIRKARQQ, from the coding sequence ATGACGAACAAGAGCGCTATCATCAACCGCATCTGCGAGGTCGGCCTGGTGGCCGTGGTGCGCGCCGATTCTGGCGAGCAGGCTGCCAAAATCGCGCAGGCCTGCATCGAGGGCGGCATCGCCGCCATCGAGATGACCTTTACCGTGGACCGCGCCCACGAGATCATCGCGGACCTGTCCAAGTCGGTTGATCCGGATAAAATTATCATCGGCGCAGGCACCGTGCTGGACCCCGAGACCGCCCGCACCGCGATTCTCAACGGCGCGCGCTACGTGGTCAGCCCCTCCTTTAACGCCGACACCATGCGCCTGTGCAACCGCTACCAGGTGCCCTGCATGCCCGGCGCCATGACGGTCAAGGAGGCCCTGGAGGGCATGGAAGCGGGCGCGGAGATCACCAAGGTCTTCCCCGGCGAGCTGTTCGGGCCCGCCATCATCAAGGCCTTTCGCGGTCCTCTGCCCCAGATCAACGCCATGCCCACCGGCGGCGTGAACGTGGACAACGTGGGCGAGTGGATCGCCGCGGGCGCGGTGGCCTGCGGCGCGGGCAGCGCGCTGACCGGCGGGGCCAAAACGGGCGATTACGATAAGATCGTCAAAACCGCCCAGGCCTTCCTGGCCAACATCCGCAAGGCGCGCCAGCAGTAA
- a CDS encoding phosphoglycerate dehydrogenase, whose product MKKILVTPRSFVSMEAMAREKLAPYGVELVINRTGKSYSADEMKEILPDIDGVIVGVDPLDAEVLACAPKLKAISKYGAGLDNVDLGYCEQHGIKVMRAAGANSHSVAELAIALMFSTARFVDYSTRGSRQGLMQRKQGGELAGKMLGLIGLGAIGWDVAQMAMGIGMAVMATDPYADPEKVHQAGIVLTDRDTIIEECDFISLHLPLTEETEGMVNAEFLAHMKDTAILINTARGGLVDEDALYEALKHGLIAGAASDVFSSEPPEKDNKLVALDNFILTAHIGAFTREAVLRTAKLSVENLIEMLFA is encoded by the coding sequence ATGAAAAAAATATTGGTTACGCCCCGCTCCTTTGTCTCCATGGAGGCCATGGCGCGCGAAAAATTGGCTCCCTACGGCGTGGAGCTGGTAATCAACCGCACGGGCAAAAGCTACAGCGCCGATGAGATGAAAGAGATCCTGCCCGACATCGACGGCGTCATCGTGGGCGTGGACCCGCTGGACGCGGAGGTGCTCGCCTGCGCGCCCAAGCTCAAGGCCATCTCCAAGTACGGCGCGGGGCTGGACAATGTGGATTTGGGCTACTGCGAGCAGCACGGCATCAAGGTGATGCGCGCCGCGGGCGCCAACTCCCATTCGGTGGCGGAGCTGGCCATCGCGCTGATGTTCAGCACCGCCCGCTTTGTGGATTATTCCACGCGCGGCAGCCGCCAGGGCCTGATGCAGCGCAAGCAGGGCGGCGAGCTGGCCGGCAAGATGCTGGGCCTCATCGGCCTGGGCGCCATCGGTTGGGACGTGGCCCAGATGGCGATGGGCATCGGCATGGCGGTCATGGCCACCGACCCGTACGCCGATCCGGAAAAAGTCCATCAGGCGGGCATTGTGCTCACGGACCGCGATACCATCATCGAGGAGTGCGACTTTATCTCGCTGCACCTGCCCCTCACCGAGGAGACCGAGGGCATGGTCAACGCGGAATTTCTCGCGCACATGAAAGATACCGCGATTTTGATCAACACCGCCCGCGGCGGCCTGGTGGACGAGGACGCCCTCTATGAGGCGTTGAAGCACGGCCTGATCGCCGGCGCGGCGAGCGACGTCTTCTCCAGCGAACCGCCGGAAAAGGACAACAAACTGGTGGCGCTGGATAACTTCATCCTGACGGCGCACATCGGCGCGTTTACGCGCGAGGCCGTGCTGCGCACCGCCAAATTGAGCGTGGAAAACCTCATCGAAATGCTGTTTGCGTAA
- a CDS encoding CatA-like O-acetyltransferase — translation MEAYTTMDVKDFDRIEYFQYFMRTGTTIELTVKIDVTAAVGKCKNESIHFQSYILFKLYEVVNTIKNFRYDIVNGKLVEWKSVVPTFSSFNNSTKLFSTLYADMADNYAEFDIRYKEAIAKYANAHAIVPQGNLPQNVFNVSCIPWLHFEHFSSNASIQEHQIVKMITLGKYKESGGRLICPFTLQVSHAIADGYHASLFFEKLQAALDAACIQQSSV, via the coding sequence ATGGAAGCATATACGACCATGGATGTAAAAGATTTTGATAGAATCGAATATTTTCAATACTTTATGCGTACGGGTACTACGATTGAGCTTACGGTAAAAATAGATGTTACGGCCGCCGTTGGCAAGTGCAAAAACGAGTCTATTCATTTTCAATCATATATATTGTTCAAGCTGTATGAAGTGGTAAATACAATTAAAAACTTCAGATATGATATCGTTAATGGAAAACTGGTGGAATGGAAAAGTGTCGTCCCCACATTTTCTTCTTTCAACAACAGCACAAAACTTTTTTCTACACTCTATGCAGATATGGCTGACAACTACGCCGAATTTGATATCCGATATAAAGAAGCAATAGCAAAATATGCAAACGCCCATGCCATTGTTCCGCAAGGAAATCTACCGCAAAATGTATTTAACGTTTCGTGTATTCCCTGGCTGCATTTTGAACACTTTTCTTCAAATGCAAGCATACAGGAGCATCAAATTGTAAAGATGATTACGCTGGGAAAGTATAAAGAAAGCGGCGGACGGTTGATATGCCCATTTACGCTGCAGGTATCGCATGCGATTGCAGACGGATACCATGCATCGCTGTTTTTTGAGAAGTTGCAAGCGGCGCTGGATGCGGCATGTATTCAGCAAAGCTCCGTGTAG
- a CDS encoding NUDIX hydrolase: MEKEARIAAQLAEKVQSRRQVYAGKVIDIEHWVVALPDGRQALREIIVHPGAAAVVPVDDAGNVTMVYQYRQPIGRVTLEIPAGKREHEEDPLLCARRELEEEVALKAQNYQLLTCLATSPGIFDERIWIYLATGLSGGVAHPDADEFLHIQSFPIEELMARIDAGEIQDGKTIVGLSLAHRALARMEK, from the coding sequence ATGGAAAAAGAGGCGCGCATCGCCGCGCAGTTAGCGGAAAAGGTCCAATCGCGCAGGCAGGTCTACGCGGGCAAGGTCATCGACATCGAGCACTGGGTCGTGGCGCTGCCCGACGGACGGCAGGCGCTGCGTGAGATCATCGTGCACCCAGGCGCGGCGGCGGTGGTGCCGGTGGACGACGCGGGCAACGTCACCATGGTCTACCAGTACCGCCAGCCCATCGGACGGGTGACGCTGGAGATTCCCGCGGGCAAGCGGGAGCATGAAGAGGACCCGCTCTTGTGCGCCCGCCGCGAGCTGGAGGAAGAGGTGGCGCTCAAGGCGCAAAACTACCAGCTGCTCACCTGCCTTGCCACAAGCCCGGGCATCTTTGACGAGCGCATCTGGATTTACCTGGCCACCGGCCTTTCCGGCGGGGTGGCGCACCCGGACGCCGACGAGTTTTTGCACATCCAGTCCTTCCCCATCGAGGAACTGATGGCGCGCATCGACGCGGGGGAAATCCAGGACGGCAAGACCATCGTGGGCCTGAGCCTGGCGCACCGCGCACTTGCGCGCATGGAAAAATAG
- the spoIIE gene encoding stage II sporulation protein E has product MQMTADAMRRQWEKRKAALRSRTVLVQACGAAACMLAACARMPWSAMPLALCMLCGAQEVGVRVYVGVLGAAAGRMLSALPLGWTGLAADMLCLLLFGGALMLAKRLRVQEKDAPWVQMGAMALSLLLASVLTRRMLAYDWVMLLVQGAVAALLHRVFLQAARLVGTQRARRVFSSEETLALCVVAAVLLAGLAPLRIGGVSPASIATFLLVMLCGYIGGASIGAACGAACGLALAAGMGGPWFLIGNLAVCGLACGMFRPIGRWASATAFVLLNTLLTLMINQSTQVIIPLGESLPALAVFLLLPKKQVLALMGMVNASQSRQLQYQAYVGRIQSAASLRLKELGEVFGEMSRSFKSVVPVDAPPAAQQVVSMMRKVAGEVCGDCALKNCCWQREFDQTFAWLRQVMEDARDAGGFARKMIPQSFARRCMKLDALCEAVDGAVYMYLLKRTWEKRIDESRMLVAEQLQGVSEVVQALAKEMKLDMRYDDEMEKNIRVALDKRGIAVGREVSANSGAEGWEVRVQNKPCGGRMRCARQGAQAVSEAVGRPMQLCMHTCAPNDSVPCQCVYRERALYALRTGAAQAAGHAGEVSGDNYAMTKVRGQRYLMAISDGMGSGARAASESDAAVSLLTHFYKAGFERDVILRSINRLLILRSGEEMFATVDMCLFDLSNGACEMTKIGAAPGFLLRGGRAQKAPSATLPIGIVEEVRPDASRWQLEEGDGVVLMSDGVSDAIGEETLLSVVEALAKDARGDAQLLCDLLLETARALRGENAPCDDMTVLAAYLTRAEGAFEAQQADAM; this is encoded by the coding sequence ATGCAGATGACCGCGGACGCCATGCGCAGGCAATGGGAAAAGAGAAAGGCGGCATTACGCAGCCGCACGGTGCTGGTGCAGGCGTGCGGCGCGGCGGCGTGCATGCTGGCGGCGTGCGCGCGCATGCCCTGGAGTGCGATGCCGCTTGCGCTGTGCATGCTCTGCGGCGCGCAGGAGGTGGGGGTGCGCGTCTATGTGGGTGTGCTGGGCGCGGCTGCCGGCAGAATGTTGAGCGCGCTTCCGCTGGGGTGGACGGGCCTTGCGGCGGACATGCTGTGCCTGCTGCTTTTTGGCGGCGCGCTGATGCTGGCAAAGCGACTGCGCGTGCAGGAAAAGGACGCGCCCTGGGTGCAGATGGGCGCGATGGCCCTGAGCCTGCTGCTTGCCAGCGTCCTTACGCGGCGCATGCTCGCCTACGATTGGGTGATGCTGCTGGTGCAGGGGGCTGTGGCGGCACTGCTGCACCGGGTGTTTTTGCAGGCGGCGCGCTTGGTGGGTACCCAGCGGGCGCGCAGGGTTTTCTCCAGCGAGGAGACGCTTGCGCTGTGCGTGGTGGCGGCTGTGCTTCTTGCAGGCCTTGCGCCGCTGCGCATCGGCGGCGTGTCGCCCGCCAGCATCGCTACCTTTTTATTGGTGATGCTCTGCGGCTACATCGGGGGCGCCAGCATCGGCGCCGCCTGCGGCGCGGCGTGCGGCCTTGCGCTCGCCGCCGGCATGGGCGGCCCTTGGTTTTTGATCGGCAACCTTGCAGTGTGCGGCCTTGCGTGCGGTATGTTCCGCCCCATTGGCCGCTGGGCGTCGGCCACGGCGTTTGTGCTGCTCAACACCCTATTGACGCTGATGATCAACCAGTCTACGCAGGTGATCATCCCCCTTGGCGAGAGCCTGCCCGCGCTGGCTGTATTCCTGCTACTGCCCAAAAAGCAGGTGCTTGCGCTGATGGGCATGGTCAATGCCTCCCAGAGCAGGCAGCTGCAGTACCAGGCGTACGTGGGGCGCATCCAGAGCGCTGCCTCGCTGCGGCTCAAGGAGCTGGGCGAGGTGTTTGGGGAGATGTCGCGCTCCTTTAAGAGCGTGGTGCCGGTGGACGCCCCGCCGGCCGCGCAGCAGGTTGTCTCGATGATGCGCAAGGTGGCCGGCGAGGTGTGCGGCGACTGCGCGCTGAAGAACTGCTGCTGGCAGCGGGAGTTTGACCAGACGTTTGCCTGGCTGCGCCAGGTGATGGAGGATGCGCGCGACGCGGGTGGATTTGCGCGCAAGATGATCCCGCAATCCTTTGCCCGCCGCTGCATGAAGCTTGACGCCCTGTGCGAGGCGGTGGACGGCGCCGTCTACATGTACCTGCTCAAGCGCACGTGGGAAAAGCGCATCGACGAGAGCCGCATGCTGGTGGCCGAGCAGCTGCAGGGCGTCTCAGAGGTGGTGCAGGCGCTCGCAAAGGAGATGAAGCTGGACATGCGCTACGATGACGAGATGGAGAAGAACATCCGCGTGGCGCTGGACAAGCGTGGCATCGCGGTGGGACGGGAGGTTTCCGCCAACAGCGGCGCGGAGGGCTGGGAGGTGCGCGTGCAGAACAAGCCCTGCGGCGGGCGGATGCGCTGCGCCCGCCAGGGCGCACAGGCCGTCTCCGAGGCGGTGGGCCGTCCCATGCAGCTGTGCATGCACACCTGCGCGCCCAACGACAGCGTGCCCTGCCAGTGCGTCTACAGGGAGCGTGCGCTCTACGCGCTGCGCACCGGCGCGGCCCAGGCGGCGGGGCATGCGGGCGAGGTCAGCGGGGACAATTACGCCATGACAAAGGTGCGCGGCCAGCGCTACCTAATGGCGATTTCCGACGGCATGGGCAGCGGCGCGCGGGCCGCCTCCGAGAGCGACGCGGCGGTTTCGCTGCTGACCCATTTTTACAAGGCGGGCTTTGAGCGGGACGTGATTCTGCGCTCCATCAACCGGCTGCTCATCCTGCGCTCGGGCGAGGAGATGTTCGCCACGGTGGATATGTGCCTGTTCGATCTTTCAAACGGCGCGTGCGAGATGACCAAGATCGGCGCGGCGCCCGGCTTTCTTTTGCGCGGCGGGCGTGCGCAGAAAGCGCCCTCGGCCACGCTGCCCATCGGCATCGTGGAGGAGGTTAGGCCCGACGCCTCGCGCTGGCAGCTGGAGGAGGGGGACGGCGTGGTGCTGATGAGCGACGGGGTGAGCGACGCCATCGGCGAGGAAACGCTGCTGTCCGTGGTGGAGGCACTGGCAAAGGACGCCCGGGGCGATGCGCAGCTGCTGTGCGACCTGCTGCTGGAGACCGCCCGCGCGCTGCGCGGGGAGAACGCGCCCTGCGATGATATGACCGTGCTTGCCGCGTACCTGACGCGCGCTGAGGGTGCGTTTGAGGCGCAGCAGGCCGACGCGATGTAG
- a CDS encoding GtrA family protein has product MDKIKALYQKYRQIIFYVIFGAVTTLTNILGYFLLSRLLLAAHMTEEASMNIANISALALSILVAYLTNRKWVFRSSARGTRAIALEAARFFAARVLTVLLDMGLMNLTVVAWRLNDMLMKILINVLVVVLNYVLSKLLVFRKKRASA; this is encoded by the coding sequence ATGGATAAAATCAAGGCACTTTACCAGAAGTATCGCCAAATCATTTTCTATGTGATTTTCGGCGCCGTAACCACGCTGACTAACATCTTGGGTTATTTCCTCCTCTCGCGCCTGCTGCTGGCGGCACATATGACCGAAGAGGCATCAATGAATATTGCCAACATTTCGGCGTTGGCGCTCTCGATTCTGGTCGCATACCTAACCAATCGCAAATGGGTGTTTCGTAGCAGTGCGCGCGGCACTCGCGCCATTGCGCTGGAGGCGGCGCGCTTCTTTGCGGCGCGGGTCCTGACCGTGCTGCTAGACATGGGGCTGATGAACCTGACAGTGGTGGCGTGGAGACTGAACGATATGCTCATGAAGATTCTCATCAACGTGCTGGTGGTAGTGCTCAACTACGTGCTTTCCAAACTGCTGGTCTTTCGAAAAAAGCGCGCGAGTGCGTAA
- a CDS encoding FGGY-family carbohydrate kinase has protein sequence MAILIMEASTSSAKAMVYDAARGVQRVVTEAYPASVSDVATHDALGVFDAMMAAGKACAQGYAIDCVSLGGTWHSMVMLDEAMQPTTRCLTWAYTGAAATAAKLRQDEALTAELYGRTGCMVHTIYPAYKYLSLKARDALGGGRYVAGQSDYNFYRLTGNWWVSHSMASGTALLNTHSLAWDEKMLALTGLTPDCLPQLVTHEQTAPLLADMAARLGVPAGIPVVSPHPDGALNQVGAGAMAPRVMTLSVGTSAALRMAFDRPVLPAKPGGTWCYVGPGKWLCGAATSGATNCVDWFVKTLLGKQYSFDELEQMARDVQGDYPVFTPFLYGERCPGWRDDALGAFDALSGAYGPGHMYRALLEGILMNVYHCYTMLTEVGETPAHIRVSGGILKNAFWTQMLADILQCDIECADMEQASMLGSAALGLHVVGQLDDLGAFDPGKNTVVHPNPAMKEHYQKRFARYLVTYNKAN, from the coding sequence ATGGCAATTCTGATCATGGAGGCAAGCACCTCGTCGGCCAAGGCCATGGTGTACGACGCCGCGCGCGGCGTGCAGCGCGTGGTGACCGAGGCCTATCCCGCAAGTGTCAGCGACGTGGCCACCCACGACGCGCTGGGCGTGTTCGACGCCATGATGGCGGCGGGCAAGGCGTGCGCGCAAGGGTATGCGATCGACTGCGTGTCGCTGGGCGGCACCTGGCACAGCATGGTGATGCTCGATGAGGCCATGCAGCCCACCACCCGCTGCCTGACCTGGGCCTACACGGGCGCGGCCGCCACCGCCGCCAAGCTGCGCCAGGACGAGGCGCTGACCGCGGAGCTCTACGGGCGTACCGGATGCATGGTGCACACCATCTACCCGGCGTACAAATACCTCAGCTTAAAGGCGCGCGACGCGCTGGGCGGCGGCCGCTACGTCGCGGGCCAGTCGGACTACAACTTTTACCGGCTCACGGGCAACTGGTGGGTTTCCCATTCCATGGCATCGGGCACCGCGCTGCTCAACACCCACAGCCTTGCGTGGGATGAGAAAATGCTGGCTCTCACCGGCCTCACCCCCGATTGCCTGCCCCAGCTCGTCACCCATGAGCAGACCGCGCCGCTGCTTGCGGATATGGCCGCGCGCCTGGGTGTGCCCGCCGGCATTCCGGTGGTCTCTCCCCATCCGGACGGCGCGCTCAACCAGGTGGGCGCGGGCGCCATGGCGCCACGGGTGATGACCCTCTCAGTGGGCACAAGCGCCGCGCTGCGCATGGCGTTTGACCGGCCCGTGCTCCCCGCCAAGCCGGGCGGCACGTGGTGCTACGTGGGGCCGGGCAAGTGGCTCTGCGGGGCGGCGACCTCCGGCGCCACCAACTGCGTAGACTGGTTTGTCAAGACGCTGCTGGGCAAGCAGTACAGCTTTGACGAGCTGGAGCAGATGGCGCGCGATGTCCAGGGCGACTACCCTGTGTTCACCCCGTTCCTCTACGGTGAGCGCTGCCCCGGCTGGCGCGACGACGCGCTGGGCGCCTTTGACGCGCTTTCGGGCGCCTACGGGCCCGGCCACATGTACCGCGCGCTGCTGGAGGGCATCCTGATGAACGTCTACCACTGCTACACCATGCTCACCGAGGTGGGGGAGACCCCCGCGCACATCCGCGTGTCGGGCGGCATCCTCAAAAACGCGTTCTGGACGCAGATGCTGGCCGATATCCTGCAGTGCGACATCGAGTGCGCGGACATGGAGCAGGCCTCCATGCTGGGCAGCGCCGCGCTGGGGCTGCACGTGGTGGGGCAGCTGGACGACCTGGGGGCCTTTGACCCGGGCAAAAACACCGTGGTGCATCCCAACCCCGCGATGAAGGAACATTACCAAAAGCGCTTCGCGCGCTATCTCGTCACCTATAACAAGGCCAATTGA
- a CDS encoding sodium-dependent transporter, with protein sequence MEHQHKRRGQWASSFGFLMAAVGSAVGLGNLWRFPVMLGQNGGFAFLLVYVIAAALIGVCMLLGELAIGRKTGLNVVGAFQKLNKRYWWIGAGAVGVVSIILPYYNVIGGWVCNYIAHYAGALFGGGFGQLDSAQYFAAMTGDVWGPLAWNAVFIAITAAVVLGGVEKGIERSAKVMMPVLAVMLLITIARSLSLPGAWEGVAFLFKPDFSKLNMGTVSAAMSQMFYSLSLGMGIMVTYGSYLSKTDNMQRSAVLIPVFDTAVALMAGLAIMPAVFAFNLQPDMGPSLIFVTLRDVFASIPLGDLFGLVFFALVFMAALTSMISMMEVVAAYFIDTFHFNRKKVALTIALAAFVVGIPSSLSFGVLKNVTLFGMNIFDFMDYLANNVLLPLTGLCTCLFIGWVWKSKNAVREISNDGALAFQASRVWSFIIKFIAPIVIFIVFLSSIGVIR encoded by the coding sequence ATGGAACATCAACACAAACGCCGCGGCCAGTGGGCATCCAGCTTTGGCTTTTTGATGGCGGCGGTGGGCTCGGCGGTGGGACTGGGAAACCTGTGGCGCTTTCCGGTGATGCTGGGCCAAAACGGTGGCTTTGCCTTTTTGCTGGTGTATGTGATTGCCGCGGCGCTCATCGGCGTGTGTATGCTGCTGGGGGAACTGGCCATCGGCCGCAAGACCGGCCTGAACGTGGTGGGCGCGTTTCAAAAGCTCAACAAAAGATACTGGTGGATCGGCGCGGGCGCGGTGGGCGTGGTCAGCATCATCCTGCCGTACTACAACGTCATCGGCGGCTGGGTGTGCAACTACATCGCGCACTATGCGGGGGCGCTCTTTGGCGGAGGCTTCGGTCAGCTGGATTCTGCGCAGTACTTTGCCGCGATGACGGGCGACGTTTGGGGGCCGCTCGCGTGGAACGCGGTGTTTATCGCCATCACCGCTGCGGTGGTGCTGGGCGGCGTGGAAAAGGGCATTGAGCGCAGCGCCAAGGTGATGATGCCCGTGCTTGCGGTGATGCTGCTCATCACCATCGCGCGCTCCCTTTCGTTGCCCGGCGCGTGGGAGGGCGTGGCGTTCCTCTTTAAGCCGGATTTCAGCAAACTCAATATGGGTACGGTGAGCGCGGCGATGAGCCAGATGTTCTACTCCCTCTCGCTGGGCATGGGCATCATGGTGACCTACGGCTCGTACCTGTCCAAAACGGATAACATGCAGCGCAGCGCGGTGCTGATCCCCGTATTTGATACCGCGGTGGCGCTGATGGCGGGCCTTGCCATCATGCCGGCGGTCTTTGCGTTTAACCTCCAGCCGGACATGGGCCCCAGCCTGATCTTTGTGACGTTGCGCGACGTGTTCGCCAGCATCCCGCTGGGCGATCTGTTCGGGTTGGTGTTCTTTGCCTTGGTGTTCATGGCCGCGCTCACCAGCATGATCTCCATGATGGAGGTGGTGGCGGCCTACTTTATCGACACCTTCCATTTCAACCGCAAAAAGGTGGCGCTCACCATCGCGCTGGCCGCCTTTGTGGTGGGCATTCCCAGTTCCCTGTCCTTTGGCGTGCTCAAGAACGTGACGCTCTTTGGCATGAACATCTTTGACTTTATGGACTATTTGGCCAACAACGTGCTGCTGCCGCTGACGGGCCTGTGCACCTGCCTGTTCATCGGGTGGGTGTGGAAGAGCAAAAACGCGGTGCGGGAGATTTCCAACGACGGAGCGCTTGCCTTCCAGGCGAGCCGGGTGTGGTCGTTTATCATCAAATTTATCGCGCCCATCGTGATCTTTATCGTGTTTTTGTCGTCGATTGGGGTCATTCGGTAA